Proteins from one Gossypium raimondii isolate GPD5lz chromosome 8, ASM2569854v1, whole genome shotgun sequence genomic window:
- the LOC105792711 gene encoding protein SIEVE ELEMENT OCCLUSION B → MAATAASSLSYGIGGTQILWVPQGLLEQIVSTHSSYQTHHVDLQHLVNLISCIFQNATVSSSKGVEQYAQLTDMINKLETVDGMRQALENIRNLSCEMSCCVSTMASSVDETTMQMLRRLKDYSWNAKVVLAMAAFACSVAESSMLVKHRNTDPIAMYVETLKGHRYTTTDFTVLEHIGLFKAMIDVANTNLAFLAPSISRIPKEVHSIKDAIACFPTAAYKILRIVLQITSILSKKKDHFESTIQELNVLANEVSHINNILQEKLTLCLRDAEKYTYEDITIRITKISISEFIDKIMQYVRTQGFENLRNKHLLFLISDLDISIDEIKALNWLYQRNDQMYEIVWLPIIDLSMSYDVKRFWELKQLMKWSVAVEPTRVEADVVEFVKKEWHFIRQAIAVSMTSAGEVVCQNALPMLWTWGNTAFPFSDKTEEILWNSIDERHGWKLELVLDDFIVPELRSWIENRTTFVCLFGGGDISWIQEFTEKVKYAAYAAGVTLKLVYVGKNKAKLGLSKTDLSRDINVIESEFRWRFWTKLESILHAKIRRGKTTTAYKTDVVIHEALKVVGHGGKGESWAVFSMGPDPMVTTDGETGLTIMSNYLNWRQDTTGLRFLEGVKHYKEVISRDVHGCLKVHLPVLGRVPGIMVCPDCSKVMDMFYTYRCCDE, encoded by the exons ATGGCAGCAACAGCTGCATCCAGCCTTAGCTACGGCATTGGTGGTACTCAGATTTTATGGGTACCACAGGGACTGTTAGAGCAAATTGTGAGCACTCACTCTTCTTATCAAACCCACCATGTTGATCTTCAACATCTTGTTAACCTCATTTCCTGCATTTTCCAAAACGCTACCGTTTCTTCCTCAAAg GGTGTTGAACAATATGCACAATTAACCGATATGATCAATAAGCTGGAAACTGTGGACGGTATGCGTCAAGCTTTGGAAAATATTCGAAATCTCTCTTGTGAG ATGTCATGCTGTGTATCAACAATGGCAAGCAGTGTGGACGAAACAACAATGCAAATGCTCCGCAGGCTGAAAGACTATTCATGGAACGCCAAAGTGGTGTTGGCGATGGCCGCTTTCGCATGCAGTGTTGCTGAGTCGTCAATGCTTGTCAAGCATCGTAACACCGACCCTATTGCCATGTACGTTGAAACCCTCAAAGGCCACCGTTATACCACCACGGATTTCACCGTGCTCGAACACATCGGGCTTTTCAAGGCCATGATCGATGTCGCCAACACCAACTTGGCCTTTCTGGCCCCTTCCATTTCTCGCATTCCCAAAGAGGTCCACTCCATCAAAGATGCCATTGCTTGTTTCCCCACAGCTGCATACAAGATCCTTCGGATTGTTTTGCAAATCACAAGCATTTTAAGCAAAAAGAA ggACCATTTTGAATCCACAATCCAAGAATTAAATGTCTTGGCAAATGAAGTTAGCCATATAAATAACATCCTTCAAGAGAAGTTAACCCTTTGCCTAAGGGATGCTG aaaaatatacatatgaagATATAACCATACGTATTACTAAAATCAGCATCTCAGAATTCATCGACAAAATCATGCAATACGTGAGGACTCAG GGCTTTGAAAATCTAAGAAACAAGCATCTTTTGTTCCTCATATCGGATCTCGACATCTCTATCGATGAGATCAAGGCTCTCAATTGGTTGTACCAAAGAAACGACCAAATGTATGAGATCGTTTGGCTCCCGATCATCGACTTGTCGATGTCGTACGATGTGAAACGATTTTGGGAGCTTAAACAGTTGATGAAATGGAGTGTGGCAGTGGAGCCAACAAGGGTCGAGGCCGACGTCGTCGAGTTTGTGAAGAAAGAGTGGCATTTCATAAGGCAGGCGATTGCAGTGTCGATGACTTCGGCCGGGGAAGTGGTGTGCCAAAATGCTCTCCCCATGCTGTGGACTTGGGGGAACACGGCTTTCCCATTTAGTGATAAAACCGAGGAGATTCTATGGAACTCTATCGATGAACGACATGGTTGGAAGCTTGAGTTGGTGCTTGATGACTTCATTGTCCCCGAATTACGTTCATGG ATAGAGAATCGAACAACATTCGTTTGCTTATTCGGCGGAGGTGACATTTCATGGATTCAAGAATTCACCGAGAAAGTCAAATACGCCGCCTACGCCGCCGGCGTTACCTTAAAACTAGTTTACGTCGGAAAAAACAAAGCCAAATTAGGCTTATCAAAAACCGACCTCAGCCGTGACATCAACGTCATAGAATCGGAGTTCCGGTGGCGGTTCTGGACAAAACTAGAAAGCATATTACACGCCAAAATCCGACGCGGCAAAACAACTACCGCTTATAAAACTGATGTAGTGATCCATGAAGCTTTGAAAGTGGTTGGCCATGGCGGAAAAGGCGAATCGTGGGCCGTTTTCTCGATGGGACCCGACCCGATGGTAACAACCGACGGCGAAACGGGTTTAACCATCATGTCGAATTACCTGAATTGGAGACAAGACACTACTGGACTACGGTTCTTAGAAGGTGTGAAGCATTACAAAGAGGTGATATCGAGGGATGTTCATGGCTGTCTCAAGGTTCATTTGCCAGTTCTGGGTCGGGTTCCGGGTATTATGGTTTGCCCCGATTGCTCTAAAGTGATGGATATGTTTTATACGTATCGCTGTTGTGATGAGTGA